The proteins below are encoded in one region of Manis pentadactyla isolate mManPen7 chromosome 2, mManPen7.hap1, whole genome shotgun sequence:
- the PRKAA1 gene encoding 5'-AMP-activated protein kinase catalytic subunit alpha-1 isoform X3, which translates to MVVHRDLKPENVLLDAHMNAKIADFGLSNMMSDGEFLRTSCGSPNYAAPEVISGRLYAGPEVDIWSSGVILYALLCGTLPFDDDHVPTLFKKICDGIFYTPQYLNPSVISLLKHMLQVDPMKRATIKDIREHEWFKQDLPKYLFPEDPSYSSTMIDDEALKEVCEKFECSEEEVLSCLYNRNHQDPLAVAYHLIIDNRRIMNEAKDFYLATSPPDSFLDDHHLTRPHPERVPFLVAETPRARHTLDELNPQKSKHQGVRKAKWHLGIRSQSRPNDIMAEVCRAIKQLDYEWKVVNPYYLRVRRKNPVTSTYSKMSLQLYQVDSRTYLLDFRSIDDEITEAKSGTATPQRSGSVSNYRSCQRNDSDAEAQGKTSEASLTSSVTSLDSSPVDLTSRPGSHTIEFFEMCANLIKILAQ; encoded by the exons GTCTTTCAAACATGATGTCAGATGGTGAATTTTTAAGAACAAGTTGTGGCTCACCCAACTATGCTGCACCGGAAGTAATTTCAGGAAG ATTGTATGCAGGTCCAGAGGTAGATATATGGAGCAGTGGGGTTATTCTCTATGCTTTATTATGTGGAACCCTTCCATTTGATGACGATCACGTGCCAACTCTTTTTAAGAAGATATGTGATGGGATCTTTTATACCCCTCAGTATTTAAATCCATCTGTGATTAGCCTTTTGAAACATATGCTGCAAGTGGATCCCATGAAGAGGGCCACAATCAAAGATATCAG GGAACATGAATGGTTTAAACAGGACCTTCCAAAATATCTATTTCCTGAAGATCCATCATATAGTTCAACCATGATTGATGATGAAGCCTTAAAAGAAGTATGTGAAAAATTTGAATGCTCAGAAGAGGAGGTTCTCAGCTGCCTTTATAACAGAAATCACCAGGACCCTTTGGCAGTTGCCTACCACCTCATAATAGATAACAGGAGAATAATGAATGAGGCCAAAGATTTTTATTTGGCGACAAGCCCACCTGATTCTTTCCTCGATGATCACCATTTGACTCGACCACATCCTGAAAGAGTACCATTCTTGGTTGCTGAAACACCAAGGGCACGCCATACCCTTGATGAATTAAATCCACAGAAGTCCAAACACCAGGGTGTAAGGAAAGCAAAATGGCATTTGGGAATTAGAAGTCAAAGTCGACCAAATGATATCATGGCAGAAGTTTGTAGAGCAATTAAACAATTGGATTACGAATGGAAG GTTGTAAACCCGTATTATTTGCGTGTTCGAAGGAAGAATCCTGTGACAAGTACATACTCCAAAATGAGTCTACAGCTATACCAAGTGGATAGCAGAACATACTTACTGGATTTCCGTAGTATTGATG ATGAAATTACTGAAGCCAAATCAGGAACTGCTACTCCACAGAGATCAGGATCAGTTAGCAACTATCGATCTTGCCAAAGGAATGATTCAGATGCTGAGGCTCAAGGAAAAACCTCAGAAGCTTCTCTTACCTCATCTGTGACCTCACTTGACTCTTCTCCTGTTGACTTAACTTCAAGACCTGGAAGTCACACAATAGAATTTTTTGAGATGTGTGCAAATCTAATTAAAATTCTTGCACAGTAA